One region of Exiguobacterium acetylicum genomic DNA includes:
- a CDS encoding IreB family regulatory phosphoprotein: MSQMDQTMKFNFPEDDNKAATRDVLLTVYHALEEKGYHPINQIVGYLLSGDPAYIPRHNDARNLIRKIERDELLEELVKSYLAESGNSK; encoded by the coding sequence GTGAGTCAGATGGATCAAACGATGAAATTCAACTTTCCGGAAGACGATAACAAAGCAGCGACACGTGATGTGTTGTTGACGGTCTATCATGCTTTAGAAGAAAAAGGATATCATCCGATCAACCAAATCGTCGGCTATCTCCTTTCGGGAGATCCTGCTTACATTCCTCGTCATAATGACGCACGTAACTTAATTCGTAAGATTGAACGCGACGAATTGCTCGAAGAACTCGTGAAATCTTATTTGGCGGAGAGTGGAAATTCAAAATGA
- the mltG gene encoding endolytic transglycosylase MltG, whose translation MENEWKQNAEIEKRRRRTSRRITLIILSVLLTIFLVASAVVYVFLKNALEPVDETATKSVKVEIPLGAGTSSIASLLKEKDLIANETIFRYYVRYKNESSFQAGTYTLSQAMSPDEIINELKTGTVMKAADVKITLPEGITMDRQIALIAKATNFKEETIREELTDATFIDSMIEKYPMLTDEVKKNGVLYALEGYLFPATYEFDKGKSIDQIVETMLDETEKVYDENVDAIQKSGMTFHEVLSLGSMVEREAATPDDRREIAGVFKNRLDDGMKLQSDPTVWYGTGENTALTTLKDLENNSKYNTYKYEGIPIGPISTVSKDSVLAVLNPNKTKYVYFFARPPSDKHPRGQILYEETYEEHQRNVVKYKPEWVEYEASKEQ comes from the coding sequence ATGGAGAACGAATGGAAGCAAAATGCTGAAATCGAAAAAAGGCGACGCCGGACATCACGCCGGATTACGCTAATCATCCTTTCTGTATTGTTGACGATTTTTCTAGTTGCCAGTGCGGTCGTCTATGTCTTTTTGAAAAATGCGCTTGAACCAGTCGATGAAACAGCGACGAAATCTGTCAAAGTCGAAATTCCTTTAGGAGCAGGGACGAGTTCGATTGCTTCTTTACTAAAGGAAAAAGACTTAATCGCAAATGAGACGATTTTCCGTTACTACGTCCGCTATAAGAATGAATCGTCATTCCAAGCGGGTACGTATACACTGTCACAAGCCATGTCCCCGGATGAAATCATCAATGAATTGAAAACGGGAACGGTCATGAAGGCAGCGGATGTGAAAATCACGTTACCTGAAGGCATCACGATGGATCGTCAAATTGCTTTGATCGCAAAAGCGACGAACTTCAAGGAAGAGACGATCCGTGAAGAATTGACGGATGCGACATTCATCGACAGCATGATTGAAAAATATCCGATGTTGACGGATGAAGTGAAGAAGAATGGTGTCCTGTATGCACTTGAAGGTTACCTCTTCCCAGCAACGTATGAATTTGATAAAGGAAAAAGCATTGATCAAATCGTCGAGACGATGCTTGATGAAACAGAAAAAGTCTACGATGAGAATGTGGATGCCATTCAAAAATCAGGCATGACCTTCCATGAAGTACTCAGTCTCGGTTCCATGGTCGAGCGTGAAGCGGCTACACCAGATGATCGTCGTGAAATCGCTGGTGTCTTCAAAAATCGATTGGATGACGGCATGAAGTTACAGTCGGATCCAACGGTTTGGTATGGCACAGGTGAAAATACAGCTTTAACGACGCTGAAGGACCTCGAGAACAATTCGAAGTACAATACGTACAAGTACGAAGGGATTCCGATTGGTCCGATTTCAACGGTCAGTAAGGATTCGGTACTTGCCGTGTTAAATCCGAATAAAACGAAATATGTCTATTTCTTCGCCCGTCCACCAAGTGATAAACATCCACGAGGACAGATTCTATACGAAGAGACATATGAAGAACATCAACGAAACGTCGTTAAGTATAAGCCGGAATGGGTGGAATACGAAGCGAGTAAAGAGCAATGA
- the ruvX gene encoding Holliday junction resolvase RuvX, whose translation MKRAMGLDVGSKTIGVAVSDLMGWTAQGVETVKWTEPDYPEAFKRLDVIMKTYNVEILVIGLPKNMNGSIGPRAEASEAFAKEIEQHTGLEVVFMDERLTTMQAERMLIDADVSRKKRKQVIDKMAAVMILQSYLDRTNR comes from the coding sequence ATGAAACGTGCAATGGGACTAGATGTCGGTTCGAAGACGATCGGGGTAGCGGTCAGTGACTTGATGGGCTGGACGGCGCAAGGCGTCGAGACGGTCAAGTGGACGGAACCGGATTACCCAGAAGCCTTCAAACGGCTCGATGTCATCATGAAGACATACAATGTCGAAATCCTAGTCATTGGTCTTCCGAAAAACATGAACGGTTCCATCGGTCCCCGCGCAGAAGCAAGTGAAGCTTTTGCGAAGGAAATCGAACAGCATACCGGGCTTGAAGTCGTCTTCATGGATGAACGGTTGACGACGATGCAAGCAGAACGGATGCTGATCGATGCCGATGTCAGCCGTAAAAAGCGTAAACAAGTCATCGATAAGATGGCTGCCGTCATGATCCTGCAATCGTACTTGGATCGGACGAACCGATGA
- a CDS encoding DUF1292 domain-containing protein, translating to MQQNEPTRYVIPDGEGNDFEFVERLRYESPRSSKTYIFLEPIGADYDEAEEVDIFVYELDEYGDGDNDFNLVPIDEDDTATWDEIEEVFNTLEDQLD from the coding sequence ATGCAACAGAATGAACCAACACGTTACGTAATTCCGGACGGCGAAGGAAATGATTTCGAATTCGTAGAACGTCTGCGTTATGAAAGCCCACGTTCGAGCAAGACATACATCTTCCTCGAGCCAATCGGAGCAGACTATGACGAAGCAGAAGAAGTCGACATCTTCGTTTACGAACTCGACGAATACGGTGATGGAGATAACGACTTCAACCTCGTACCAATCGATGAAGACGATACAGCGACTTGGGATGAAATCGAAGAAGTCTTTAACACGCTCGAAGACCAGTTAGACTAA
- the greA gene encoding transcription elongation factor GreA: protein MAEKQYYMTLEGKANIENELNELKSVRRKEVVENIKIARSFGDLSENAEYDSAKEEQAMVEGRIAQLEEMLRNVAIISEEEKDISVVGIGTTVTFLSVEDNEEDTYTIVGSAEADPFTGKISNESPIAKSLMGHQVGDQVSVPAPGGEYAVKITSIK, encoded by the coding sequence ATGGCAGAAAAGCAATACTACATGACGCTTGAAGGTAAAGCGAACATTGAAAATGAATTGAATGAATTGAAGTCAGTCCGCCGGAAAGAAGTCGTCGAGAACATCAAAATCGCCCGTTCGTTCGGTGACCTTTCAGAGAACGCTGAGTACGATTCAGCAAAAGAAGAGCAAGCGATGGTCGAAGGCCGGATCGCTCAACTTGAAGAGATGCTTCGTAATGTTGCCATCATCTCAGAAGAAGAGAAGGATATCTCGGTCGTTGGTATTGGAACGACGGTCACTTTCTTAAGTGTCGAAGATAACGAAGAAGATACGTACACGATCGTCGGTAGTGCCGAAGCAGATCCGTTCACGGGTAAAATCTCAAACGAATCACCAATCGCGAAAAGTTTAATGGGGCACCAAGTCGGAGATCAAGTCTCTGTACCAGCACCAGGCGGCGAATACGCAGTAAAAATTACATCGATTAAATAA
- a CDS encoding O-methyltransferase: protein MNDFTTYVESMIHPRDALLEEMERYAEEHHIPIIELTGSEVLLSLLRLQQPKRILEVGTAIGYSAIRMARALPDARITTIERNAKRYEEAKTFIARSDVADRIDIIFGDAVELAETLEDQFDAVFIDAAKGQYKKFFAGYGRLIPEGGVLYTDNLFLHGDVLESDPKTFDRRRRRLVRLVKEFTVWMMEQEQYDTTIFPLGDGVSVSRKKSK, encoded by the coding sequence GTGAATGATTTCACGACCTATGTCGAATCAATGATTCATCCTCGAGATGCTCTGTTAGAAGAAATGGAGCGTTATGCGGAAGAACATCATATACCAATCATCGAACTGACAGGTTCCGAAGTCTTGTTATCGCTCCTGCGATTACAACAACCGAAGCGTATTCTAGAAGTCGGAACCGCAATCGGATATAGTGCGATTCGGATGGCCCGAGCGCTACCGGATGCGCGCATTACGACGATTGAACGGAATGCAAAGCGGTATGAAGAAGCAAAAACCTTCATCGCCCGGTCAGATGTGGCGGACCGGATTGACATCATTTTTGGTGATGCAGTAGAATTAGCCGAAACGCTTGAAGACCAGTTCGATGCGGTCTTCATTGATGCAGCTAAAGGACAGTATAAAAAATTCTTTGCAGGATATGGGCGACTCATTCCTGAGGGCGGCGTGCTCTATACGGATAATCTCTTCTTACACGGAGATGTCCTCGAGTCTGATCCGAAGACATTCGATCGAAGAAGACGTCGACTCGTGCGTCTCGTCAAGGAATTCACGGTCTGGATGATGGAACAAGAACAATACGATACGACGATTTTTCCGCTCGGTGACGGTGTATCCGTCAGTCGGAAAAAGTCGAAATGA
- the udk gene encoding uridine kinase, producing the protein MQKPVVIGVAGGTGSGKTTVARSLVDAFPSESIVMIEQDAYYKDQSDLSMEERYQTNYDHPFAFDNGLLIEHIQSLRENIAVEKPVYDYVAHTRAQETIRLEPRDVIIVEGILALEDERLRELMDIKVFVDTDADVRILRRMQRDINERGRSIDSVVEQYTNVVRPMHLQFCEPTKRYADIIVPEGGENHVAIDLLVTKIRAILDYRSALDQRGY; encoded by the coding sequence ATGCAAAAACCGGTAGTAATTGGTGTAGCGGGCGGAACGGGTTCAGGGAAGACGACGGTGGCACGTTCACTCGTCGATGCGTTCCCAAGTGAATCAATCGTCATGATTGAGCAGGACGCGTATTATAAAGATCAAAGTGATTTATCAATGGAGGAGCGGTATCAGACAAACTATGATCACCCGTTCGCTTTTGATAATGGTCTATTGATTGAGCACATTCAGTCGCTCCGTGAGAACATTGCCGTTGAAAAACCGGTATATGACTATGTCGCCCACACGCGGGCACAAGAAACGATTCGTCTCGAACCACGCGATGTCATCATCGTAGAAGGAATTTTAGCGCTTGAAGACGAACGGTTACGGGAACTAATGGATATCAAGGTGTTCGTCGATACGGATGCGGACGTTCGCATTCTGCGTCGGATGCAACGCGATATCAACGAACGTGGACGTTCGATCGACTCAGTTGTTGAGCAGTACACGAATGTCGTTCGTCCGATGCATCTGCAGTTCTGTGAACCAACAAAACGGTATGCGGACATCATCGTACCGGAAGGCGGCGAGAATCATGTCGCGATCGATTTACTTGTGACGAAGATTCGAGCGATTCTTGATTATCGTTCAGCACTCGATCAAAGAGGATATTGA
- a CDS encoding DUF1292 domain-containing protein, producing the protein MAEEKRQYLFPDEEGGEHLFEEWYRYSSERTGKTYLFLEMIGNPDEGADDLIICEIDEYGEGEDDFELSLIDENDEQTWDELELALKERITDATE; encoded by the coding sequence ATGGCTGAAGAAAAACGTCAGTATCTCTTTCCAGATGAAGAGGGCGGCGAACATCTTTTCGAAGAATGGTACCGTTACTCGAGTGAACGTACAGGAAAAACCTATCTGTTTCTTGAAATGATCGGTAACCCTGACGAAGGAGCAGATGATTTGATCATCTGTGAGATCGATGAATATGGAGAAGGCGAAGATGATTTCGAATTGAGCCTGATCGATGAAAATGATGAGCAAACTTGGGATGAACTCGAGCTTGCGTTAAAGGAGCGGATCACTGATGCAACAGAATGA